CGCGATACCGGGCCCGGGCGAGCGGGTCGCCTCCCAGGGCAGAACGTCGCAGCCGATGCGGCGCAGCGATCCGGCGAGGGGACCGTCGGGCGGGCAGGCCACGCTGATCCGCATGCCGGCCGTGAGCTGAGCCTCGGTCAGATCACGGACGACGCGGGCCACTCCGCCGTCGACGGGCTGGGTGACATGGAGGACACGCGGTCGAGAGGGTGTCGCTGTCAGTTGCATGCGCGTTTCCCTTCGTCATGGAGGAGGGAGACGCGCTAGGGCTTGGCGTCGACCGCTGCGAAGAGCACGCCGATCCAGGCCGTGTCCCGCCGCGATGTCATCCGGAGGTCTAGCCCCGGCCCCCGCTGTCCGATGCCCCGGCCGAGCGCGAAGACGTCCGAGTCGTAGCCGAGGGTGTCGGCGTACGCGGGGACCCTTCTCGGCTGCGCGCGTCCCGGTTCACTGATGCTCGAATTGAGCACGTCGTCGGCCGGGTTGGCCGCGTTCTGGAGCGCGACGGGCAGGGCCCCGCGTCCCGAGGAGACACTCAGCGCGTCACCCTTGACGCCGCGGTCGCCGTTGTACGCGACCATGCCGACACGTCCGGCGCCGACGGGCAGCCCGGCCAGGTGGACCGTGTGGTCGCGGTGCCGCGCGTCGAAGGAGGCGAACCCGTCCCACAGCGCGAGCCGCCGCAGCGGCTCCGACGCCTTCTCGTACGCGGCGACCAGCGTCCAGCCGCCCCAGGCCCCGGCCGCCGAGCGCCCCTTCGCCACATTGAGCTGCGCGACGGTGTACGACCCGCCGCCGGACGCGCGCACGAGCCGGGTGACATCGGCGGACGCCTGATAGGCATCGGCGCCGCCCGCGACGCGGTGCCCGATCAACGTGTCCGCGCGCACCGCCCTGTACTTCCCGCCGGGTTCGTGCAGCAGCACGCGGCCGTTGTCCCTGGCCGGCTTCTGCTCGCCCGCGCGGAGATTGCCACCCCAGTAGAGCCGCGCGTACGTGACCCTCGCGCCGGCGGGCAGCCGGACCTCCGCGCTGCTGGAGTTGTACGTGTTCGGGTCGCGGTCGATGTCCGTGTAGACCATGTCGAAGTCACCGTTGGCCGCCGCCCTGCCCGAACGGGCCGCGGGGCACGACACCTTGGCCCCGACGGCAGCGGTCCGGCAGCTGATCGCCGCGTTGGCCGCCCGCACCACTCCACCGTGCTGAAGCGCCCGGTAGCGCTGGGTGAAAGCGATGCTCTCCGCCTCACGGGCCGGCGGCGCGACCGCGGCGCCACAGGTCGCGGAAACCGCTGCAAGAGCAATGACGCCCACCGCCGTGCGGCGCAGGAACGAGCCCGTGTGATGACGCATGGCCGATTCCCTTTCAGGGACAAAGAGCTTCTGAATCACGGAAATGAGAATGCGAAAGTCACATTTGATGGGAAACGGTTCTGCGCCCCGCCTCGCCGGGCCGGGAGGTGAGCCACTGTAGCGACAGATGAGGATTTATCTGGGAAACCCGACATGTGTGTCTGAATGGTGAAGAAGTGAATTATCCGCCACGCGGTCACCCGATCGGGGGCGCAACCCCGCACGGGTGGCGCACGTTGATCCACGAGCCG
The DNA window shown above is from Streptomyces sp. NBC_01445 and carries:
- a CDS encoding DUF3344 domain-containing protein; translation: MRHHTGSFLRRTAVGVIALAAVSATCGAAVAPPAREAESIAFTQRYRALQHGGVVRAANAAISCRTAAVGAKVSCPAARSGRAAANGDFDMVYTDIDRDPNTYNSSSAEVRLPAGARVTYARLYWGGNLRAGEQKPARDNGRVLLHEPGGKYRAVRADTLIGHRVAGGADAYQASADVTRLVRASGGGSYTVAQLNVAKGRSAAGAWGGWTLVAAYEKASEPLRRLALWDGFASFDARHRDHTVHLAGLPVGAGRVGMVAYNGDRGVKGDALSVSSGRGALPVALQNAANPADDVLNSSISEPGRAQPRRVPAYADTLGYDSDVFALGRGIGQRGPGLDLRMTSRRDTAWIGVLFAAVDAKP